One genomic region from Apodemus sylvaticus chromosome 1, mApoSyl1.1, whole genome shotgun sequence encodes:
- the C5ar1 gene encoding C5a anaphylatoxin chemotactic receptor 1, producing the protein MAWVTGTFRRPSLVTTEPRRSQDMDLIINSTEKDYGHYDATLDPGTRVDGGGTGPKIPAEDIAALIIYLAVFLVGVPGNALVVWVTAFEARRTVNAIWFLNLAVADLLSCLALPILFMSIINYNNWPFGATACVVLPSLILLNMYASILLLATISADRFLLVFNPIWCQKVRGTGLAWMACGVAWVLALLLTIPSFMFRQLYEESYSDHTRCGVNFGKGGVPKEKAVAILRLMAGFVLPLLTLNICYTFLLLRTWSRKATRSTKTLKVVMAVVTCFFVFWLPYQVTGVMIAWLPRSSPTYDDVERLNSLCISLAYINCCVNPIIYVMAGQGFHGRLRRSLPSIIRNALSEDSVGRDSKTFTRSTMDTSTQKSQAV; encoded by the exons ATGGCCTGGGTGACAGGGACCTTCAGGCGCCCGTCGCTGGTCACCACAGAGCCCAGGAGGAGCCAGGACATG GACCTCATAATTAACAGCACTGAAAAAGACTATGGGCACTACGATGCAACCTTAGATCCTGGGACGCGTGTGGATGGCGGTGGTACCGGTCCGAAGATACCAGCTGAGGATATAGCTGCCCTTATCATCTACTTGGCCGTGTTTCTGGTGGGAGTTCCCGGGAATGCCCTAGTGGTGTGGGTGACAGCCTTCGAGGCCAGACGTACAGTCAACGCCATCTGGTTTCTGAATCTGGCGGTGGCCGACCTCCTCTCCTGCTTGGCACTGCCAATCCTGTTCATGTCCATTATAAATTATAACAACTGGCCCTTCGGTGCCACCGCCTGTGTCGTCCTGCCCTCTCTCATCCTGCTCAACATGTACGCCAGTATTCTGCTGCTGGCCACCATTAGTGCCGACCGTTTCCTGCTGGTGTTCAACCCCATCTGGTGTCAGAAGGTCCGCGGGACTGGCCTGGCATGGATGGCCTGTGGAGTGGCCTGGGTCTTAGCACTGCTCCTCACCATTCCGTCCTTCATGTTCCGGCAGCTATATGAGGAGTCCTACTCGGATCACACTCGGTGTGGTGTTAACTTTGGTAAGGGCGGGGTCCCCAAGGAGAAGGCTGTCGCCATCCTGCGGCTGATGGCAGGCTTCGTGTTACCGCTGCTCACCCTTAACATCTGCTACACCTTCCTCCTGCTCCGGACCTGGAGTCGCAAGGCCACGCGCTCCACCAAGACGCTCAAAGTGGTGATGGCTGTGGTCACCTGCTTCTTTGTCTTCTGGCTGCCCTATCAGGTGACCGGGGTGATGATAGCTTGGCTGCCCCGGTCCTCGCCTACCTATGATGACGTGGAGAGGCTGAACTCCTTGTGCATATCCCTGGCCTACATCAACTGCTGCGTTAACCCTATCATCTATGTCATGGCCGGCCAGGGCTTCCACGGACGGCTCCGAAGGTCCCTACCCAGCATCATACGAAATGCTCTCTCCGAGGACTCCGTGGGCAGGGACAGCAAGACTTTCACTCGGTCCACGATGGACACTTCAACCCAGAAGAGCCAGGCGGTGTAG